The following are encoded together in the Citrus sinensis cultivar Valencia sweet orange chromosome 1, DVS_A1.0, whole genome shotgun sequence genome:
- the LOC107176656 gene encoding E3 ubiquitin-protein ligase RING1-like has protein sequence MASPYYLAINTNIVSGSPIIDESFNLDEALTMITNTSSTPPDQDQPKSHDGQTNSELTVSSLPTVAATEGRCTVCMENFLQAFPGKQVPCGHVFHATCISTWISLSNSCPVCRSGVIA, from the coding sequence ATGGCGTCTCCATATTATCTGGCGATCAACACTAATATCGTTTCAGGCAGTCCAATAATTGATGAAAGCTTCAACCTCGACGAGGCACTAACGATGATCACAAACACGTCGTCAACGCCACCAGATCAAGACCAACCAAAGAGTCACGACGGGCAAACGAACAGTGAATTGACGGTGTCGAGCTTGCCAACAGTTGCTGCCACCGAAGGCCGTTGCACGGTCTGCATGGAAAATTTTCTGCAGGCATTTCCCGGTAAGCAAGTTCCATGCGGCCACGTGTTCCATGCAACGTGTATCTCCACGTGGATCTCCCTTTCTAATTCTTGCCCTGTATGTCGGAGTGGCGTCATCGCATAA